The following are encoded together in the Glycine max cultivar Williams 82 chromosome 8, Glycine_max_v4.0, whole genome shotgun sequence genome:
- the LOC100798935 gene encoding sphingosine kinase 1 isoform X1: protein MDRPAAIFSDTVNLNGTVTQLSLLADGRLWWPEGGQRNLSIEKEVLGFTGDGPDIRLKTIVETEDGCCGGASRAKLVRNDVVFRPSSEETHRLWCQKLGEFIDSLGRPKRLFVFVNPFGGTKSAVIVFRDQVKPLLEDAQVQLTVQETKHQLHAKQVVQSLDFSKYDGIVCVSGDGILVEVVNGLLQRQDWDTAIKMPLGVVPAGTGNGMAKSLLDSVGDPCTVPNAVLAIIRGRKRKLDVATITQGETRFFSVLMLAWGLVADIDIESEKYRWMGSARIDFYALTRILHLRHYIGCLYFVPAPGFEAYGDPTSYPGSSNNKGSNSELIDEEPLKLQRLGYQGPEIDLENQSWRVLNGPFISVWLHNVAWGAENTKAAPDAKFSDGYLDLIITKNCPKLPLLSLMSDLNNGGHVKSPYVMYLKVKVLVLEPGPRLGDQEKEGIIDADGEVLARGKGSYQCEQKALMAYDKLQITVDQGLATIFSPI from the exons ATGGACCGACCCGCCGCCATATTTTCCGACACCGTCAACCTCAACGGCACGGTGACGCAGCTGTCTCTGCTCGCCGACGGGAGGCTGTGGTGGCCGGAGGGCGGTCAACGCAATTTGAGCATCGAGAAAGAGGTTCTCGGGTTCACCGGCGACGGTCCCGATATAAGGCTCAAAACAATCGTGGAAACCGAAGATGGATGCTGTGGCGGTGCAAGCAGAGCAAAACTAGTCCGAAACGACGTCGTTTTTCGGCCATCGTCCGAGGAAACGCATAGGCTCTGGTGCCAGAAGCTTGGCGAATTCATCGATTCTCTCG GACGACCCAAGaggctttttgtttttgttaatccATTCGGGGGGACGAAATCTGCTGTCATTGTTTTTCGTGATCAAGTCAAGCCTCTGCTTGAAGACGCACAAGTGCAGCTTACAGTCCAAG AAACTAAGCATCAGCTCCACGCAAAGCAAGTTGTTCAGTCATTAGATTTTTCAAAGTACGATGGGATTGTTTGTGTTAGTGGAGATGGGATCTTGGTCGAG GTTGTAAATGGACTGCTTCAGAGGCAGGACTGGGACACTGCAATTAAGATGCCCCTTGGAGTAGTTCCTGCAg GTACGGGAAATGGCATGGCAAAGTCTCTTCTTGATTCAGTTGGTGATCCTTGTACAGTACCCAATGCTGTTCTTGCCATCATACGAG GCCGTAAGCGAAAACTTGATGTGGCCACCATCACACAAGGGGAGACCAGATTTTTCAGTGTGTTGATGCTTGCATGGG gtCTGGTTGCTGATATTGATATCGAGTCTGAAAAGTATAGGTGGATGGGAAGTGCTcgtattgatttttat GCTCTCACTCGAATCTTGCATTTGAGGCATTACATTGGATGTCTTTATTTTGTGCCTGCACCTGGATTTGAAGCTTACGGGGACCCCACTAGTTACCCTGGAAGTTCTAATAACAAAGGCAGCAATAGTGAACTAATTGATGAGGAACCTTTGAAGTTACAAAGGCTAGGCTATCAAGGACCTGAAATTGACCTGGAGAATCAGAGTTGGAGAGTTTTAAATGGACCATTTATTTCTGTCTGGCTTCACAATGTGGCTTGGGGTGCTGAAAACACCAAGGCAGCACCAGATGCAAAG TTCTCAGATGGTTATCTGGACTTGATCATTACGAAGAATTGCCCAAAGTTACCATTGCTGTCGTTGATGTCAGATTTGAATAATGGAGGTCATGTAAAATCACCATATGTCATGTATTTAAAG GTGAAAGTTTTGGTCTTGGAACCTGGTCCACGCTTGGGGGACCAAGAGAAGGAAGGGATCATAGATGCAGATGGTGAGGTTCTGGCAAGGGGGAAAGGGTCGTACCAATGTGAGCAGAAGGCTTTGATGGCCTatgataaacttcaaataaCAGTAGATCAAGGTTTAGCTACTATTTTTTCTCCAATATAA
- the LOC100305880 gene encoding Ribosomal RNA-processing protein 17-like, whose translation MEVEAVQQQRKGAHLKKRALKNKALGITFNEKDLTDYVTGFHKRKKKRRKEAQKQQNEALRRKRTEERKRRKLEREHVLNGGVPPPDEIDGDQEETEEQVESIAETKTYENDDLKVTVVTSEINPEDGSYPSERKEAAVIPPSVVSDKRQGVPISNKKSFKKVAKQRSRPRPSSKRDKKKGKKQGKK comes from the exons ATGGAAGTGGAGGCAGTGCAACAACAGCGCAAAGGAGCGCACCTGAAGAAGAGGGCTCTGAAGAACAAAGCTTTGGGCATCACTTTCAACGAGAAAGATCTCACTGACTACGTCACCGGCTTTCACAAGcgcaagaagaagagaagaaaggaaGCCCAGAAGCAACAGAACGAGGCTCTGCGCCGCAAACGCACCGAGGAACGCAAAAGG AGGAAGTTGGAAAGAGAACATGTTCTTAATGGAGGCGTGCCACCACCTGATGAAATTGATGGggaccaagaagaaaccgaggAGCAAGTTGAATCTATTGCTG AAACAAAGACATACGAGAATGATGATCTGAAAGTCACTGTTGTAACAAGTGAGATCAACCCTGAGGACGGTAGTTATCCTAGTGAGAGGAAGGAGGCAGCAGTGATCCCTCCTTCTGTTGTGTCTGATAAAAGGCAAGGGGTACCTATAAGTAATAAGAAATCTTTCAAGAAGGTTGCAAAACAGAGGTCTCGGCCAAGGCCATCAAGTAAGAGAGataagaagaaaggaaagaagcaGGGCAAGAAGTAA
- the LOC100806393 gene encoding calmodulin-binding protein 60 B: MHGRAQEKRGLDLASAEEGQPDRKRPALASVIVEALKVDSLQKLCSSLEPILRRVVSEEVERALAKLGPAKLNNTGRSSPKWIEGPDGKILQLHFKTRLSLPLFTGGKVEGEQGTSIHIVLIDANTGHIVTSGPESCVRLDVIVLEGDFNNEDDDNWDEEEFDSHIVKEREGKRPLLTGDLQVTLKEGLGTLGELTFTDNSSWIRSRKFRLGLKVASGCCEEMRIREAKSEPFTVKDHRGELYKKHYPPALNDEVWRLEKIGKDGSFHKRLNKAGIYTVEDFLRFVVRDPQRLRNILGSGMSNKMWDILVEHAKTCVLSGKLYVYYPDDARNVGVVFNNIYELSGLIANDQYYSADSLSENQKVYVDTLVKKAYDNWMHVIEYDGKSLINDNEDKTLDTTHPQAPMTSHEYSNSLQQISIPALPLPLHPGQPSVDSGVAVGGYHDGTASRFSLQPHPNLNSSIQFDDNAFPLQNQLMSVSHHTQLPRNENGRTVGPPQSSTHGFEPLTISNPTYRGAEEYFPEEEIRIRSNEMLENNDMQHLLRIFNMGGQSHPTLNAQDDGYPSSSTYISANPMGYNFDDEPNRSSGKAVVGWLKLKAALRWGIFIRKQAAERRAQLVELDDP, from the exons ATGCACGGAAGGGCGCAAGAGAAGCGAGGTTTGGATTTGGCTTCCGCCGAAGAAGGTCAGCCTGATCGGAAACGACCTGCGTTGGCTAG TGTAATTGTTGAGGCCCTGAAGGTGGACAGTCTGCAGAAACTTTGCTCATCACTGGAGCCTATTCTACGCAGAGTT GTTAGTGAAGAAGTTGAGCGTGCTTTGGCAAAACTAGGCCCTGCCAAGCTTAATAATACTGGcag GTCTTCCCCAAAGTGGATAGAAGGCCCTGATGGCAAAATTTTACAATTGCACTTCAAGACCAGGCTATCCCTTCCCCTCTTTACTGGTGGGAAAGTGGAGGGTGAGCAAGGGACATCCATACATATTGTTTTGATTGATGCAAATACTGGCCATATTGTCACATCAGGGCCAGAGTCATGTGTCAGGCTAGATGTTATTGTACTAGAGGGAGATTTCAATAATGAGGATGATGATAATTGGGATGAAGAAGAGTTTGATAGTCATATTGTGAAAGAGCGGGAAGGAAAAAGGCCTCTTCTAACTGGTGATCTGCAAGTCACACTGAAGGAGGGTTTAGGTACACTTGGTGAGCTTACATTTACAGACAACTCTAGCTGGATAAGGAGTAGGAAGTTTAGATTGGGGCTGAAAGTTGCCTCAGGTTGTTGTGAGGAAATGCGTATCCGTGAAGCCAAATCAGAACCTTTCACAGTTAAGGATCATCGTGGAGAAT TATACAAGAAACACTACCCGCCTGCCTTGAATGATGAGGTCTGGAGACTGGAGAAGATTGGTAAGGATGGGTCATTTCACAAAAGGCTAAATAAAGCTGGAATATATACGGTTGAAGACTTCTTAAGATTTGTGGTCAGAGACCCTCAGAGATTGCGGAAT ATTCTTGGGAGCGGCATGTCAAATAAGATGTGGGATATTCTTGTTGAGCATGCAAAGACTTGTGTTCTCAGTGGAAAACTTTATGTATACTATCCTGATGATGCAAGAAATGTGGGTGTTgttttcaataatatttatgaattaagCGGCTTAATTGCCAACGACCAATATTACTCAGCTGATTCTCTCTCCGAGAATCAGAAG GTTTATGTAGACACGTTGGTGAAGAAGGCATATGATAATTGGATGCATGTTATTGAGTATGATGGGAAGTCTCTGATAAATGACAACGAGGATAAGACTTTGGATACCACTCATCCTCAGGCTCCAATGACTTCCCATGAATATTCAAACTCACTTCAGCAGATATCCATCCCAGCTTTGCCACTTCCATTACATCCTGGCCAGCCTTCAGTGGATTCAGGAGTAGCCGTTGGAG GTTATCATGATGGGACAGCTTCCAGATTCTCCTTGCAACCACATCCTAATCTTAATTCTTCCATTCAGTTTGATGATAATGCATTTCCACTGCAAAACCAGTTGATGAGTGTTTCACACCATACCCAACTTCCAAGAAATGAAAATGGGCGGACTGTTGGTCCTCCACAATCATCCACGCATGGTTTTGAGCCTCTCACCATTTCAAATCCTACTTACAGAGGAGCTGAAGAGTACTTCCCAGAGGAGGAAATTCGTATTAGAAGTAATGAGATGCTAGAAAATAACGATATGCAGCATCTTCTCCGTATTTTTAACATGGGAGGCCAATCACATCCTACCCTTAATGCTCAGGATGATGGGTACCCTAGTTCATCTACATACATTTCTGCAAACCCCATGGGCTACAATTTTGATGATGAACCAAACCGTTCCTCGGGAAAAGCTGTTGTGGGCTGGCTCAAGCTGAAGGCTGCTTTAAGATGGGGTATTTTTATTCGGAAACAGGCTGCTGAGAGACGTGCACAGCTCGTTGAACTGGATGACCCATAG
- the LOC100806927 gene encoding bifunctional riboflavin kinase/FMN phosphatase: protein MEVVAVPSLPKQLHLYTAADEVINSLLDLRLEKWGLPPFEDWVEGTLPLDPWYIVGPVVKGFGRDSKVLGIPTANLSTKGYSDLLSEHPAGVYFDWAGLSARGVFKMVMSIGWNPYFNNKEKTIEPWLLHDFNEDFYGEELRLVIVGYIRPEANFPSLESLVAKIHEDRRVAERALDLPLYSSFKNDSYLRSS from the exons ATGGAAGTAGTTGCTGTACCATCACTTCCAAAACAGTTGCATCTCTATACTGCAGCAGATGAGGTGATCAATTCCCTACTTGATTTGCGACTTGAAAAGTGGGGTCTGCCTCCATTTGAAGATT gGGTGGAGGGAACTTTGCCCCTAGATCCTTGGTATATTGTTGGTCCTGTCGTTAAGGGATTTGGTCGTGACTCGAAGGTACTTGGGATCCCTACAG CAAATTTATCAACAAAGGGCTATTCAGATCTCCTTTCAGAGCATCCTGCGGGAGTTTATTTTGATTGGGCTGGATTGTCAGCCAGAGGTGTTTTTAAAATGGTGATGAGCATTGGTTGGAATCCTTATttcaacaacaaagagaagactATA GAACCATGGTTACTTCATGACTTCAACGAAGATTTCTATGGAGAAGAACTGCGGCTTGTTATAGTTGGTTACATACGTCCCGAG GCCAATTTTCCATCCCTTGAAAGCTTGGTAGCTAAAATTCATGAAGATCGAAGAGTTGCTGAGAGGGCCCTTGATCTTCCCTTGTATTCAAGTTTTAAGAATGATTCGTATTTGAGAAGCTCTTAG
- the LOC100799458 gene encoding F-box protein At1g61340, with the protein MALGFEGYSYTTTLGRKRVVLLHSEASSLNSNSPVNSLKRMCSKKFTFDSERSRLEALPLDVLIRVLCGVDHEDLKQLVRVSKTVREAAEVARRMHFEYSTPKKKNFAIPKPFDIEGAGGFEEIDTPKAPSKKAKSKLIGKNLASISVALFASPN; encoded by the exons ATGGCGTTAGGGTTTGAGGGTTATAGTTATACAACAACACTTGGAAGGAAAAGGGTTGTGTTATTACACAGTGAAGCTTCTTCTCTCAACTCCAATTCACCGGTGAATTCATTGAAGAGAATGTGTAGCAAGAAATTCACATTTGACTCTGAAAGGTCTCGCCTTGAGGCCCTTCCTCTTGATGTTCTG ATAAGGGTGTTGTGTGGTGTCGATCATGAAGATTTGAAGCAACTTGTTCGAGTCTCAAAAACTGTTAGAGAAGCG GCTGAGGTTGCTAGGAGGATGCATTTTGAGTATAGCActccaaagaagaaaaattttgCTATTCCTAAACCGTTTGATATAGAGGGTGCTGGTGGGTTTGAGGAAATTGATACTCCAAAAGCCCCATCGAAGAAAGCTAAGTCAAAGCTGATTGGTAAGAATCTAGCAAGCATCTCAGTGGCATTGTTTGCTTCCCCTAATTAG
- the LOC100807459 gene encoding berberine bridge enzyme-like 17 translates to MSTIKPLWFVLSTLIFLLSATSDSSPLENFLHCLSKHSSPSITKAIYTPQNPSFLSILHMHTYNHRFSAPTAPKPLAIVTALDESHVQGTVVCAKSNGIQIRIRSGGHDCEGLSYVSDVPFVVLDMFHFGSVDVDIESGTAWAESGATLGDVYYHISEKSGVHGFPAGVCPTVGAGGHFSGGGYGNLMRKYGLSVDNIIDAKLVDVNGNILDRKSMGEDLFWAIRGGGGGSFGVILSWKIKLVYVTPKVTVFKVMRNLEDGAKGLVYKWQLIATKLHDDLFIRVMHDVVDGTQKAKNKTIKVTFIGLFLGKSDQMLSLVNESFPELGLKQSDCIEMPWINSTLYWFNYPIGTPIKALLDVPKEPLSYSFKTMSDYVKRPIRKSALKSMWKLMIKSESVRMEWNPYGGKMHEISPSETPFPHRAGNLFLIEYLTTWGQDGVDAANRYLNISRSFYEFMTPYVSHSPREAFLNYRDLDIGSNFPSNATNMNIAQSYGSKYFKGNFKRLVRVKSKVDPENFFRHEQSIPPLSH, encoded by the coding sequence ATGAGCACTATCAAACCATTATGGTTTGTCCTCTCAACACTAATCTTTCTACTTTCTGCAACTTCGGATTCATCACCCCTTGAAAACTTTCTCCATTGTCTTTCAAAGCACTCAAGCCCTTCAATAACAAAAGCCATTTACACCCCACAAAATCCTTCATTTTTATCTATCTTGCACATGCACACATACAACCACAGATTTTCTGCACCAACAGCACCGAAACCTTTGGCTATTGTGACTGCTCTTGATGAGTCACATGTGCAAGGCACTGTTGTGTGTGCCAAGAGCAATGGAATTCAGATTAGGATCCGAAGTGGTGGCCATGACTGTGAAGGCCTTTCGTATGTTTCGGACGTGCCTTTTGTTGTTCTTGACATGTTTCATTTTGGATCAGTTGATGTAGACATTGAAAGTGGAACAGCATGGGCTGAATCTGGTGCAACACTTGGTGATGTTTACTATCACATTTCAGAGAAAAGTGGTGTTCATGGTTTCCCTGCTGGGGTTTGCCCCACTGTGGGTGCTGGTGGCCACTTCTCTGGTGGTGGCTATGGAAATCTCATGAGAAAATATGGTCTTTCTGTTGATAATATCATTGATGCAAAATTGGTTGATGTCAATGGTAACATTCTTGACAGAAAGTCAATGGGGGAAGATCTGTTTTGGGCTATAAGAGGAGGAGGTGGTGGTAGTTTTGGTGTCATTCTTTCATGGAAGATCAAGTTGGTTTATGTGACTCCAAAAGTGACTGTTTTCAAAGTGATGAGAAACTTGGAAGATGGTGCAAAGGGTCTTGTTTACAAGTggcaattgattgcaacaaaattgcATGACGATCTTTTCATAAGAGTGATgcatgatgttgttgatggtaCTCAAAAGGCCAAGAACAAGACCATAAAGGTTACTTTTATTGGTTTGTTCTTGGGAAAAAGTGATCAAATGTTGAGTTTGGTAAATGAGAGTTTTCCTGAATTGGGTTTGAAGCAAAGTGACTGCATTGAAATGCCATGGATCAATTCCACCCTTTATTGGTTCAATTACCCTATTGGGACCCCTATTAAGGCTTTGCttgatgtgcccaaagagcccCTTTCATATAGCTTCAAAACCATGTCAGATTATGTGAAGAGGCCCATTAGAAAAAGTGCTCTTAAATCCATGTGGAAGCTTATGATTAAAAGTGAGAGTGTGAGGATGGAATGGAATCCTTATGGTGGGAAGATGCATGAGATTTCACCATCAGAAACTCCATTTCCTCATAGAGCAGGGAACTTGTTCTTGATTGAATACTTAACCACTTGGGGACAAGATGGGGTTGATGCTGCTAATCGTTACCTGAACATTTCAAGGTCATTCTATGAATTTATGACCCCATATGTTTCACACTCGCCAAGGGAGGCATTTCTCAACTATAGGGACCTTGATATAGGTTCCAATTTTCCAAGTAATGCAACAAACATGAACATTGCTCAAAGTTATGGGAGCAAGTATTTCAAAGGTAACTTTAAAAGATTGGTGAGAGTGAAATCTAAGGTTGATCCCGAGAACTTCTTCAGACATGAGCAGAGTATACCACCTCTTTCCCATTAG
- the LOC100798935 gene encoding sphingosine kinase 1 isoform X2 — protein MPLGVVPAGTGNGMAKSLLDSVGDPCTVPNAVLAIIRGRKRKLDVATITQGETRFFSVLMLAWGLVADIDIESEKYRWMGSARIDFYALTRILHLRHYIGCLYFVPAPGFEAYGDPTSYPGSSNNKGSNSELIDEEPLKLQRLGYQGPEIDLENQSWRVLNGPFISVWLHNVAWGAENTKAAPDAKFSDGYLDLIITKNCPKLPLLSLMSDLNNGGHVKSPYVMYLKVKVLVLEPGPRLGDQEKEGIIDADGEVLARGKGSYQCEQKALMAYDKLQITVDQGLATIFSPI, from the exons ATGCCCCTTGGAGTAGTTCCTGCAg GTACGGGAAATGGCATGGCAAAGTCTCTTCTTGATTCAGTTGGTGATCCTTGTACAGTACCCAATGCTGTTCTTGCCATCATACGAG GCCGTAAGCGAAAACTTGATGTGGCCACCATCACACAAGGGGAGACCAGATTTTTCAGTGTGTTGATGCTTGCATGGG gtCTGGTTGCTGATATTGATATCGAGTCTGAAAAGTATAGGTGGATGGGAAGTGCTcgtattgatttttat GCTCTCACTCGAATCTTGCATTTGAGGCATTACATTGGATGTCTTTATTTTGTGCCTGCACCTGGATTTGAAGCTTACGGGGACCCCACTAGTTACCCTGGAAGTTCTAATAACAAAGGCAGCAATAGTGAACTAATTGATGAGGAACCTTTGAAGTTACAAAGGCTAGGCTATCAAGGACCTGAAATTGACCTGGAGAATCAGAGTTGGAGAGTTTTAAATGGACCATTTATTTCTGTCTGGCTTCACAATGTGGCTTGGGGTGCTGAAAACACCAAGGCAGCACCAGATGCAAAG TTCTCAGATGGTTATCTGGACTTGATCATTACGAAGAATTGCCCAAAGTTACCATTGCTGTCGTTGATGTCAGATTTGAATAATGGAGGTCATGTAAAATCACCATATGTCATGTATTTAAAG GTGAAAGTTTTGGTCTTGGAACCTGGTCCACGCTTGGGGGACCAAGAGAAGGAAGGGATCATAGATGCAGATGGTGAGGTTCTGGCAAGGGGGAAAGGGTCGTACCAATGTGAGCAGAAGGCTTTGATGGCCTatgataaacttcaaataaCAGTAGATCAAGGTTTAGCTACTATTTTTTCTCCAATATAA